The DNA window GACCCGGCCCGACAGCGAGGGCCCCACGTTCCAGGCCCTGATCAAGGAGTTCGAGGCCGCCTACCCCGGCATCAAGGTCAAATATGTGAACGTGCCGTCGGACCAGGCGCAGAACCAGTTCCAGACCGCCGCCCAGGCGGGCAGCGGCGCCCCCGACGTGATCCGCTCCGAGGTGGCCTGGACCTCACAGTTCGCCTCGCTCGGCTACCTGCAGCCGCTGGACGGCAGCCGGGCGGTGGACCAGCCGGGCGACTTCCTGCCGGGCCCGTCGAGCAGCACCAAGTACAACGGCAAGACCTATGCCGTCCCCCAGGTGACCGACACCCTCGCGCTCCTCTACAACAAGCGGCTGCTCAAGGAGGCCGGCCACGAGGAGCCGCCGAAGACCGTCGCCGAGCTGAAGCAGACCGCGCTCGACGTCAAGGCCAAGACGGGCGCGGAAGGGCTCGCCCTCAACGTCGACTCCTACTTCCTGCTCCCCTTCATGTACGGCGAGGGCGGCGACCTGCTCGACGTCCAGAACAAGAAGATCGTCGTCGACTCCCCGGCGAACGTGAAGGCCATGGAGACCGTCGCCGACCTCATCAGCTCGGGCGCCGCCCCCAAGCCCGCGACCACGGAGAGCTACGCCAACGCGATGACCGCCCTGAAGGAGGGCAAGGCCGCGATGATCTACAACGGCCCGTGGGCGCTGTCGGAGATCTACCAGGGCAAGGAGTTCCAGGACAAGGCCAACCTCGGCATCGCCCCCGTGCCGGCCGGCTCGGTCAAGGCCGGGGCCCCCACGGGCGGCTGGAACCTGGCGATCTACGCGGGCTCGAAGAACATCCCGGCGGCCTACGAGTTCGTCCGCTTCATGACGACGGCGAAGGCCCAGGCGAAGATCGCCAAGGAGATCAGCCTGCTGCCGACCCGTACCTCGGCCTACGCCGACCCGGACGTCCAGGGCAACCAGGACGTCGCGGTGTTCAAGCCGATCATGGACACCGCGATGCCGCGGCCGTGGATCCCTGAGGGCGGCCAGCTCTTCCAGCCGCTGCTGGAGGGCTACCAGGACCTCGTCGGCGGCAAGTCGGCCCCCGCGGACATGCTCAAGAAGGTGAGCGAGCAGTACCACGGGATCATGAAGGACTGGAGCTGACCCGTGGCGGTCTCCACCAGGAACGCGGCGGCCGCGGACGCCCGCGGCCGCCGCCGTGCCGGGCCCGGCCGGCTGCGGCGCTCCTTCGGCGCCCACTGGTACGCCTGGGCGATGGTCGCGCCGGTGCTGGCCGTGATGCTGGTGCTGATCGGCTGGCCGCTGGCGCGCGGGGTGTACCTGTCGCTGACCGACGCCACCGAGGCCAACATCGGCCGCACCATCGGCGTCAACGTCATCCCCTCCACGTACGAGTTCGTCGGCCTGGACAACTACCTGCGGATCCTCACCAGCGAGCTGTTCTGGGACAAGCTCCTCTGGACGGTGATCTGGACGGTCGCCTGCGTCGCCCTGCACTACGGCGTCGGCCTCGCCCTCGCCGTCATGCTCAACAGGAAGCTGCGCTTCCGGTCCGTCTACCGGGTGCTGCTGATCCTGCCGTGGGCGGTGCCGGCGTTCGTGGCCGCCTTCGTCTGGCGCTACCTCTACAACAGCGACTACGGCGTGATCAACGGCATGCTGAAGCTGGCCGGGCTCGGCCCGGTCGGCTGGCTCGACGACCCGGTCACGGCGAAGGCCGCGGTGATCGCCGTGAACGTGTGGATCGGCGTGCCGTTCATGATGGTGGCCCTGCTCGGCGGCCTGCAGTCGATCCCGGCGGAGCTGTACGAGGCCGCCGAGGTGGACGGCGCCGGGCCCTGGCAGCGCTTCCGCGCGATCACGCTGCCCGGCCTGCGCCAGGTGTCGTCCACGGTGATCCTGCTCGGGACCATCTGGACGTTCAACATGTTCCCCATCATCTTCCTCGTCACCCGAGGCGGTCCCGGCAGCGAGACGGAGATCCTCGTCACCTACGCCTTCCGCGAGGCGTTCACCGGGATCCGCGACTACTCCGGCTCGGCCGCCTGGGGCGTGATCATCCTGCTCATGCTGGTCGTGCTCGCCGTCGGCTACAGAAGGACGCTGCGCTCGCAAGGAGATCCCTGGTGACCACGTACGGATCCGGGGGCCGGCCGCGCGGCGAGCGCGGCGCCCTCGCCTCGATCGGCCTGCACGCGGGCCTGCTGCTCGCGGTGGCGATCAGCCTGTTCCCCGTCGTGTGGCTGGTGCTGACCTCGCTCAAGCCGCGCGACGGCTGGCTGTCGAGCGAGCTGCGCCTGTTCGACGACTCCTCGCTGGACAACTACGCCCGCGTGCTGACCGCGACCGAGTTCCCGCGCTGGCTGCTCAACAGCGTGCTGACCGCCGGCCTCACCATGGTGGCCGGCGTCCTGCTGGCCGCCACCACCGGGTACGCGGTCAGCCGCTTCCGCTTCCCCGGCCACCGGGGCGTGATGTGGCTGCTGCTGGTCACCCAGATGTTCCCCGTCGCCATCCTCATCGTCCCGCTGTACAACCTGATGGCCGGGCTCGGGCTGCTCAACCAGATCCCGGGGCTGGTCATCGCGTACATGACGATCGCGGTGCCGTTCTGCGCCTGGATGATGAAGAGCTACTTCGACACCGTGCCGATCGAGATCGACCAGGCGGGGCTCGTGGACGGGCTGACGCCGTTCGGGGTGTTCCGCCGGGTGGTGCTGCCGCTGGCCAGGCCCGGCATCGCGGTGACCGCTTTCTACTGCTTCATGACCGCCTGGGGCGAGGTCGGCTACGCCACGGTGTTCATGTCGCAGGAGGACAAGCGCACGCTCGGCGTGGGCCTGCAGCAGTTCGTCGGCCAGCACTGGTCGGACTGGGGGCTGATGACCGCCTCGGCGGTGCTCATCGCCATCCCGGCCGGCGCGGTCTTCCTGCTGGTGCAGCGGCACCTCGTCACCGGCCTCACGGCCGGCGCCACGAAGGCGTAGGGCTCCCCTTGCATAACGTCATGGAATAGTCGCTGTACGTGAAAGCACCAGTACAGGATGCTGGTGCCATGGACGGCTTCCTCGACGACACCTGCGGTGGACTCACCGAGCTGCGCGTGCACGGCGTGTCCGGCACGCCGCCGCAGACCACCCTGCACCACCCCCACCCCTGGCGTGTGGCCGGCGACGCCGTCACGGGCTTCTACCGCCGGTGGTGGCCCGAGGGCCGCCCGGCCGGCGGCGACGCCGACGTGCCCGGCGCGCGCCGCCGGGAGGCCTACGCCTGGGGCGGGCTCACCTCCGGCGGCCGCGCGCTCGCGCTGTGGCTGCCGCTGCTGCCGTTCTCGCTGGTCAACCTGGCCTATTTCATGCTGCCCCGGCCGCCGCGCGGCAGGTGGCTGCGCCGCCTGGCCGAGGCCGCGCTGCGGCTGTTCGCGCTGCTGCTGACCGGCACGATGGTCGGCGCGGTCACCCGGGCGAGCGTCGACCTGTTCGGCTGGCAGTGCACCGCGCCGGGCCGCGCCTGCACCCTCGACGGCGCGCCCGCCTTCGCGCGCTGGCTGGCCGAGACGCAGGCCGCGGAGCCGTCGCGGCGGCTGGCCGTCGCCGCGCTCGCGCCGCTGCTGGTCGTCGGGCTGCTGTGGTGGCTCGGACGGCGCACCTGGCGGCGCGACGAGCAGACCGTCGTCCCGCCGGGCGGCGGGCCGCACGCCCGGGTCCCCCTGGCCCGGCCGCGCCTGTGGCACGGTGGCGCGCCGGTGTGGCGGCTGCGCGCGGTGCACGTCTCCTTCGCGGCCGCCTCGGTCGGGCTCGCGGTGAGCGGGCCGTTCGCCGCCACCCGGGCCGGGTTCGCGCTGACCGTCGCCAACGCCGCCGTCCAGGCCGCCGCCGCGCTGCTGGTCGTGCTGCCGCCGATCGCCCGCCGCCTCGACCCGCACACCGGCGCCGCCGCGCCGGCCTGGCTCACCTGGTCGTGCCAGGGGCTGCGGGCGGCGGCCGCGCTGGCGCTGGCCGCGACCGGCTGCGCGGCCCTGGCCGGGCTCGGGCCCGGCGCGGCCGGGCGGCAGCTCCCCGGCATCGGCGCGGGCGCGTTCCAGCACGCGCTCACCCTCGGGCTCGGCCTGTTCCTGCTGGCCGCCGTCGGCGCGCTCGCCGTCATGGACCGGCCGCGCGGCCACGACCCCGTCGAGCGGCGCGCGCTCGGCGGGCTGTCCGCCTGGGCCGCCCTCATGCTCGCCGCCGGCACCGCCAACGTGCTGGCGCTCGGCCTGCTGTTCTGGACCGCCGGCTACCTCGGCGAGCCCGGCGCGCCCGCCTCGCCCGGCCCGCTGCCGGTCACGCTCTTCCTCGACGACACGATCTGGTGGACGGCCGCCCTGGTGCCGCTGGTCGCGCTCGGCGCGCTCGCCGTCGCCGCCGTCCTGTGGCGGGCCCGCCGCGCCGAGAGCGCCCGGCTGGCGCCGCGCGTGGCCCACTACTACGGCGAGCGCAACGCCCAGGCGGTGGCCGCCGTCTGGGGCTTCGCCGCGCTCACCGACCGCGCCGGGCTCGTGCTGGGCGTGCTGACCGGTGTCGGCGTGGCCGGGTACGCGGCGGTGACCGCGGCCGGCCACCTCGGGTTGTTCCCGCCGGTGAACGGCCTCGCCGGCGCGCTGTCGTCGGCCGGGAGCTGGGCGCTGGTCGCCGTCGGGCTGGGGCTGGTGCTGATCGGGCGGCGCACCTACCGCGACAGCCGGCTGCGCAGGACGGTCGGCATCCTGTGGGACGTCGCGACGTTCTGGCCGCGCGCCGTCCATCCCCTCGGCCCGCCCTGCTACGCCGAGCGGGTCGTCCCCGAGCTGGTGGCGCGGGTGGGCCGGCTGGCCCGCACCGACCAGGACCAGGTGATCGTCTCCGGCCACAGCCAGGGCAGCGTCATCGCCGCCGCGCTGGTGCTGCAGCTCAAGCCCGAGCTGCGGCGGCGGGTCGCGCTGCTCACGCACGGCTCGCCGCTGCGCCGCCTGTACGCCGCCTTCTTCCCCGCCTGGTTCGGCGCGGAAGGGCTGGCGGCGGTGCGGGCCGCGGTGCCCTGGCACAACCTCTACCGGCTGAGCGACCCGATCGGCGGGCCGGTCTTCCGGCGGCTCGACCCGTTCGCCGCCGCCGGCCACGGCCCGGTGAGCGACGACCCGGTGGACCGTTACTGCTGGGACCCGCGCCGGCCCGCGCTCGGCGAGCCGCTGCCCGAGGCCCGCTGGCACTCCGACTACTGGCTCGAACCCTCCTACGACGTGGCCTTCGACCGGCTGGTCCGGGTCAAGACGCCCGCCTGACCGGGCCTCCCAAGATCTGAAATTTTCTTTTAGTTCACCCTTCGGTCTTGAAAGTTATATCCGCGAGCGATTGAGTTCGGTCGTGCAGACCCTCCGAATGCTGGCCGCCGCCGCGCTCGTGTTAGGCCCCCTGGCCCTCACCGCCGCGCCCGCGCAGGCCGAACCCGCACCACCCGCAGAGGACGCCCTCCAGGCGTCGTCCTACCCGCCGCCGTCCACGCTGCTGTCCAAGGCCGCCGCCGGGCAGCGGCGGCTGGAGACCGCCAAGCGCACCCGGCCGGTCGCGCCCGGGATCTCGCTCACCTCGTTCGACACCTACGACGAGCTCGGCTGGCTGCGCGCCGACGCCCTCACCGCCGAACTCGGCGGCAGCGGCGGCAACCGGGCCGACTACGTCTTCTCCGGCGAGGTGAGCAAGACCGAGCCGCTGTCCGGCCCCGCCGACCGGACCCACGCCGTCGCCGCCGTCAACGGCGACTTCTTCGACATCAACAACTCCGGCGCCGCCCAGGGCATCGGCGTCCAGAACGGCACGCTCGTCCAGTCGCCCGTCGCCGGGCACGAGAACGCGGTCGCGATCACCGGCGACGGCGTCGGCCGCGTGCTCAAGATGTACTTCGAGGGCAGCGCGACCCCGGCGGGCGGCTCGCCGATCAAGCTCACCCAGTTCAACCAGCTCGTGCAGCGCGACGGGGTCGGGCTGTTCACGCCGCTGTGGGGCTCCTACACGCGGGCCCGCGCCGTCGAGGGCGCCACCGCCGTCGCCGAGGCCGTCCTGGTGGACGGCGTCGTCACCGAGGTGCGCGACGCCGCCGGCACCGGGCCGATCCCCGCCGGCACCACCGTCCTGCTCGGCCGCGACGCCGGGGCCGCCGCCGTGGCCGCGCTGAAGGCCGGCGACCGCGTGGACGTCACCTACCGCCCCAATCCGGACGACGGCGGCGCCGTCCAGGCCGCCGTCGGCGGCAACTGGGTGCTGGTCAAGGACGGCGTCGTGCAGAACTCCACCGACCCGGCCGCCCACCCGCGCACCGCCGTCGGCTTCTCCGCCGACGGCCGCACGATGCACCTGCTCACCGTGGACGGCCGCCAGGCCGACAGCCGCGGCGTCACGCTCAACGAGCTGGCCGCCCTGATGGCCGACCTCGGCGCGGCGAACGCGCTCAACCTCGACGGCGGCGGCTCCTCGACCCTGCTCGCCCGCGAGCCCGGCGCCGCCGGGGTGCAGGTCGAGAACAGCCCCTCCGACGGCGGCGAGCGGCACGTGCCGAACGGCCTGGCCCTCTACGCGCCCGAGGGCAGCGGCACGCTCAAGGGCTTCTGGCTGGAGACCGCGAGCGACCCGGCCAGGGCGCCCGGCGTCGGCCCCGTCGCCGGCGGCCGCCCCGACCGCGTCTTCCCCGGCCTCACCAGGAAGCTCACCGCCGCCGGCTACGACGAGACCTACGGCCCCGCCGCCGGCACGCCGACCTGGCGGGCCGAGCCGGCCGTGCACGGCGTCGTCCGCGACGGCAGGTTCCACGCCCTCGTGCCCGGCCGGACCACCGTCACCGCCTCGCGCGGCGCCGCCAAGGGCACGATCGAGCTGACCGTGCTCCAGCCGCTGCGGCGGCTCGGCGTCACCGCCGACCGGCTCGGCATCTCCGGCGCCGACGGCACCGCCACGTTCGGCGTCGTCGGCTACGACCGCAACGGCAACTCCGCCCCCGTCGAGCCCGCCGACCTCACCCTCGACTACGACCGCGCCCTGCTCGAGGTCACCCCGGCCGAGCACGGCTTCTTCACCGTCAAGGCGAAGAAGGCCACCGGCTCCGGCCTGATCACCGCCAAGGCCGGCAAGATCGGCGCCGCCGTGCCGGTGACCGTCGGGTTCGAGGAGAAGCCGGTCGCCGACTTCGAGGACGCCGCCACGTGGACGTTCGCCGCGGCCCGCGCCACCGGCTCGCTGTCGGCCGCCCCGGGGCGGAGCGGGGGCGGGCTGAAGCTGTCCTACGACTTCACCACCTCCACCGCCACCCGCGCCGCGTACGCCGGCCCGCCGCAGCAGCTCGTGGTGGACGGGCAGCCGCAGGCGTTCGGCATGTGGATCCACTCCACCGGCAAGGGCGAGTGGCCGAGCCTCGAGTTCTACGACGCGCTCGGGCAGTCGCAGATCCTGCGCGGGCCGTACCTGACGTGGACCGGCTGGCAGTACGTCGAGTTCGCCGTGCCCGCCGGCGTCAACTACCCCCTCAAGCTGCGGCGCTTCTACGTCGCCGAGACCAGGGCCGACGCGAAGTACAGCAACGAGATCCTCATCGACGGGCTCGTCGCCAAGGTGCCTCCCGCGGTGACCGCGCCGGCCGCGCCCAAGGTCGCCGACCCCGTGGTCAAGGCTTCCGTGGCGGAGATGCCCTGGCGTTTCGCGGTCATGTCCGACGCGCAGTTCGTCGCCAGGGACCCCGACAGCGACATCGTCAGGAACGCCCGCCGCACGCTGCGCGAGATCAAGGCCGCCCGGCCGGACTTCCTCGTCATCAACGGCGACCTGGTTGACGAGGCGTCCCCGGCGGACTTCGCGCTGGCCAAGCGGGTGCTGGACGAGGAGCTGGGCGGCGAGCTGCCCTACTACTACGTCCCCGGCAACCACGAGGTCATGGGCGGCGACATCGCCAACTTCAGGACCGCGTTCGGGGCGACGTACCGGACGTTCGACCACAAGGGCACCCGGTTCATCACGCTGGACACCTCCCGGCTCAACCTGCGGGGCGGCGGCTACGACCAGGTGGCGGCGCTGCGCGCCGAGCTGGACCAGGCCGCCGAGGACGGCTCGATCGGCTCGGTCGCGGTGCTGTTCCACGTGCCGCCGCGCGACCCCACGCCCGGCAAGGGCAGCCAGCTCGGCGACCGCAAGGAGGCCGCGCTGGTCGAGGGCTGGCTCGCCGACTTCCAGCGCGAGACCGGCAAGGGCGCCGCCTACATCGGGGGGCACGTGGGCACCTTCCACGCCTCGCGCGTGGATGCGGTCCCGTACTTCATCAACGGCAACTCCGGCAAGAACCCCGCCACCTCCGCCGACGACGGCGGGTTCACCGGCTGGTCGCTGTGGGGCGTGGACCCGGTCACCGGGGCCGAGGCCGAGCACGTGCGGCGCAACTGGTTCGCCGACGCGCCCGACTGGATCGGCACGCAGGTCCGGCCGCACGTGGACGAGCTCGTCCTCACCGCGCCCGCCAGTGTCGCGGTCGGCACGCCCGCGCGGGTGAGCGCCGTGGTCGAGCAGGGGACGCGGACCGTGCCCGCCGCCTACCCGGCGTCGGCGTCGTGGTCCGGCTCGCCGAACCTGCACGTCGGGGCGCGCAACGCGGCCAAGCCGTGGCACGTCGCCGTCCTCGACCCGGCCACGGGGACGCTGACCGCGCTGCGCAAGGGGCAGGTGACGGTCGCCGTCACCGTCAACGGCGTCACCCGCCAGGCCGAGGTGTCCCTCACCGCCAGGGCCGCCGCCTGACGCGCCGCACCTTCCGGTCGAGCCCTCCGCCCCGCCGGTGGAGGGCTCGACCCGTGATCGCGCCGGAGATCGGCGACTGCCAGGAACGTCCGTGACGTTCTAGGCTCGCGGCGATGGAACTCGTGACTTTCGCCCCCGGCTCCGGGCTGCTCGCCCCCCGCGCGGCCCTCCGCTCCGACGCCCCCTCCCTCGACCTCAACGGCACCTGGCGCTTCCGCCTGTCGCCCGCGGCCGGCGTCCCCGAGGACTTCGCCGACCCCGGCTACGACGACTCCGGCTGGGCCGAGCTGCCGGTGCCGTCGCACTGGCCGCTCCACGGCCACGGCGCCCCCGCCTACACCAACGTCGTCTACCCGTTTCCCGTCGATCCGCCGTACGTGCCGGACGAGAACCCGACCGGCGACCACCGCCGCGTCTTCGACCTGCCCGAGGGCTGGAGCGGCGGGCGGCTGCGGTTCGAAGGGGCCGACTCCTTCGCCCGGGTCTGGCTCAACGGGCACGAGCTGGGCTTCTGGACGGGCAGCCGGCTGCCCGCCGAGTTCGACGCGGGCCCCTGGCTGCGTCCCGGCCGCAACGTGCTGGCCGTGCGGGTGCACCAGTGGTCGGCCGCCGGCTACCTGGAGGACCAGGACATGTGGTGGCTGCCCGGCATCTTCCGCGACGTCACGCTCACCCGCTCGGCGGCCGACGTGTTCGTGCACGCCGCGCACGACGGCCGGCTGAGCTTCGACGGCCCC is part of the Nonomuraea coxensis DSM 45129 genome and encodes:
- a CDS encoding extracellular solute-binding protein, with amino-acid sequence MSLTLAAAACGGGGGEPAAPATSVADPMKITGEVTWWDTTRPDSEGPTFQALIKEFEAAYPGIKVKYVNVPSDQAQNQFQTAAQAGSGAPDVIRSEVAWTSQFASLGYLQPLDGSRAVDQPGDFLPGPSSSTKYNGKTYAVPQVTDTLALLYNKRLLKEAGHEEPPKTVAELKQTALDVKAKTGAEGLALNVDSYFLLPFMYGEGGDLLDVQNKKIVVDSPANVKAMETVADLISSGAAPKPATTESYANAMTALKEGKAAMIYNGPWALSEIYQGKEFQDKANLGIAPVPAGSVKAGAPTGGWNLAIYAGSKNIPAAYEFVRFMTTAKAQAKIAKEISLLPTRTSAYADPDVQGNQDVAVFKPIMDTAMPRPWIPEGGQLFQPLLEGYQDLVGGKSAPADMLKKVSEQYHGIMKDWS
- a CDS encoding carbohydrate ABC transporter permease translates to MAVSTRNAAAADARGRRRAGPGRLRRSFGAHWYAWAMVAPVLAVMLVLIGWPLARGVYLSLTDATEANIGRTIGVNVIPSTYEFVGLDNYLRILTSELFWDKLLWTVIWTVACVALHYGVGLALAVMLNRKLRFRSVYRVLLILPWAVPAFVAAFVWRYLYNSDYGVINGMLKLAGLGPVGWLDDPVTAKAAVIAVNVWIGVPFMMVALLGGLQSIPAELYEAAEVDGAGPWQRFRAITLPGLRQVSSTVILLGTIWTFNMFPIIFLVTRGGPGSETEILVTYAFREAFTGIRDYSGSAAWGVIILLMLVVLAVGYRRTLRSQGDPW
- a CDS encoding sugar ABC transporter permease, which codes for MTTYGSGGRPRGERGALASIGLHAGLLLAVAISLFPVVWLVLTSLKPRDGWLSSELRLFDDSSLDNYARVLTATEFPRWLLNSVLTAGLTMVAGVLLAATTGYAVSRFRFPGHRGVMWLLLVTQMFPVAILIVPLYNLMAGLGLLNQIPGLVIAYMTIAVPFCAWMMKSYFDTVPIEIDQAGLVDGLTPFGVFRRVVLPLARPGIAVTAFYCFMTAWGEVGYATVFMSQEDKRTLGVGLQQFVGQHWSDWGLMTASAVLIAIPAGAVFLLVQRHLVTGLTAGATKA
- a CDS encoding phosphodiester glycosidase family protein, whose translation is MQTLRMLAAAALVLGPLALTAAPAQAEPAPPAEDALQASSYPPPSTLLSKAAAGQRRLETAKRTRPVAPGISLTSFDTYDELGWLRADALTAELGGSGGNRADYVFSGEVSKTEPLSGPADRTHAVAAVNGDFFDINNSGAAQGIGVQNGTLVQSPVAGHENAVAITGDGVGRVLKMYFEGSATPAGGSPIKLTQFNQLVQRDGVGLFTPLWGSYTRARAVEGATAVAEAVLVDGVVTEVRDAAGTGPIPAGTTVLLGRDAGAAAVAALKAGDRVDVTYRPNPDDGGAVQAAVGGNWVLVKDGVVQNSTDPAAHPRTAVGFSADGRTMHLLTVDGRQADSRGVTLNELAALMADLGAANALNLDGGGSSTLLAREPGAAGVQVENSPSDGGERHVPNGLALYAPEGSGTLKGFWLETASDPARAPGVGPVAGGRPDRVFPGLTRKLTAAGYDETYGPAAGTPTWRAEPAVHGVVRDGRFHALVPGRTTVTASRGAAKGTIELTVLQPLRRLGVTADRLGISGADGTATFGVVGYDRNGNSAPVEPADLTLDYDRALLEVTPAEHGFFTVKAKKATGSGLITAKAGKIGAAVPVTVGFEEKPVADFEDAATWTFAAARATGSLSAAPGRSGGGLKLSYDFTTSTATRAAYAGPPQQLVVDGQPQAFGMWIHSTGKGEWPSLEFYDALGQSQILRGPYLTWTGWQYVEFAVPAGVNYPLKLRRFYVAETRADAKYSNEILIDGLVAKVPPAVTAPAAPKVADPVVKASVAEMPWRFAVMSDAQFVARDPDSDIVRNARRTLREIKAARPDFLVINGDLVDEASPADFALAKRVLDEELGGELPYYYVPGNHEVMGGDIANFRTAFGATYRTFDHKGTRFITLDTSRLNLRGGGYDQVAALRAELDQAAEDGSIGSVAVLFHVPPRDPTPGKGSQLGDRKEAALVEGWLADFQRETGKGAAYIGGHVGTFHASRVDAVPYFINGNSGKNPATSADDGGFTGWSLWGVDPVTGAEAEHVRRNWFADAPDWIGTQVRPHVDELVLTAPASVAVGTPARVSAVVEQGTRTVPAAYPASASWSGSPNLHVGARNAAKPWHVAVLDPATGTLTALRKGQVTVAVTVNGVTRQAEVSLTARAAA